A single genomic interval of Equus quagga isolate Etosha38 chromosome 19, UCLA_HA_Equagga_1.0, whole genome shotgun sequence harbors:
- the LUM gene encoding lumican — translation MNPGAFIFLLALISGTSGYYYDDYDYSIPLSIYGRSSPNCAPECNCPESYPTAMYCDELKLKSVPMVPPGIKYLYLRNNQIDHIDEKAFENVTDLQWLILDHNLLENSKIKGRVFSKLKQLKKLHINHNNLTESVGPLPKSLVDLQLTHNKITKLGSFDGLVNLTMVHLQHNQLKEDAISAAFRGLKSLEYLDLSFNQMSKLPTGLPVSLLTLYLDNNKISNIPDEYFKRFNGLQYLRLSHNELADGGIPGNSFNVSSLLELDLSYNKLKNIPTVNENLENYYLEVNELEKFEVKSFCKILGPLSYSKIKHLRLDGNRLTHTSLPPDMYECLRVANEITVT, via the exons ATGAATCCAGGTGCGTTTATTTTCCTCTTGGCATTGATCAGTGGTACCAGCGGCTACTACTACGACGATTATGATTACAGTATCCCCCTATCGATTTATGGGCGATCATCACCAAACTGTGCACCAGAATGTAACTGCCCTGAAAGCTATCCAACAGCCATGTATTGCGATGAACTGAAACTGAAAAGTGTGCCAATGGTGCCTCCTGGAATTAAGTACCTTTACCTTCGGAATAACCAGATTGACCATATTGATGAAAAGGCCTTTGAAAATGTAACCGATCTACAGTGGCTCATTCTAGATCATAACCTCCTAGAAAATTCCAAGATAAAAGGAAGAGTTTTCTCTAAATTGAAACAACTGAAGAAGCTGCACATAAATCACAACAATCTGACAGAGTCTGTGGGCCCACTTCCCAAATCTCTGGTGGACCTGCAGCTTACTCACAACAAGATCACGAAGCTCGGCTCCTTTGATGGACTGGTAAACCTGACCATGGTCCATCTTCAACACAATCAACTGAAAGAGGATGCCATTTCAGCTGCTTTTAGAGGTCTTAAGTCCCTTGAGTACCTTGACTTGAGCTTCAATCAGATGAGCAAACTGCCTACAGGTCTCCCCGTCTCTCTTCTGACTCTCTATTTAGACAACAATAAGATCAGCAACATCCCTGATGAGTATTTCAAGCGTTTTAATGGACTGCAGTATCTACGTTTATCTCATAATGAGCTAGCTGATGGTGGAATACCTGGAAATTCTTTTAATGTCtcctctctgcttgagctggatCTCTCCTATAACAAGCTTAAAAACATACCGACTGTCAATGAAAACCTTGAAAATTATTACCTGGAGGTCAATGAACTTGAAA AGTTTGAagtaaagagcttctgtaagATCCTGGGACCTCTATCCTACTCCAAGATCAAGCATTTGCGTTTGGATGGCAATCGCCTCACCCATACTAGTCTGCCACCTGATATGTATGAATGTCTACGCGTAGCAAATGAAATCACTGTTACTTAA